From a region of the Acinetobacter calcoaceticus genome:
- a CDS encoding thiamine pyrophosphate-binding protein, with protein sequence MTERVNVGEAIARVLEAHQVESIYGVISIHNLPIADAVGRREKMRFVAARGEAGAVTMADAHSRFKGLGVALTSTGAGAGNAVGSLIEAMNAASPVLHLTGQVEREYLDRDASFIHETKDQLTFLRASSKAAFRITSPDNAIGIIREAIRVATTVPMGPVSVELPIDVQAAEIDLPLNLGPVKALQLPQADQAEIDLLLSEIKKAKRPIFWIGGGTLNSVAEVKAIADLGIPVVSSTHGRGVLADDHPRSLGAFHNSAAVEQLLKDADLMVVVGSRLRSNETKTYSVEFPENIIQVDANPVAQQRNYKIRNFICGDAKDVLTRVLEQLQGTSKVDADYDAAVVAAKQAAIDALRKQIDQYALICDHLRAALPQDGIFVRDITMSGSTWGSRLFPVQAPNQNIHSLAGAIGLGLATAIGASVANPDKKVIGLVGDGGLMLGIGEIATMVQENTNMVLMIMNDGGYGVMRGIQNNYFGGRQYFNELHTPDYKLLGESMGVKSWKVGSADEFKTVIQEAVAFEGPTVIELDMNSIGPLNFAGPPQKKLY encoded by the coding sequence ATGACTGAACGTGTAAATGTAGGCGAAGCAATCGCAAGAGTTTTAGAAGCGCACCAAGTTGAGAGTATTTATGGTGTTATTTCCATCCACAATTTACCTATTGCTGACGCAGTAGGGCGCCGTGAAAAAATGCGCTTTGTTGCTGCGCGTGGTGAAGCGGGTGCAGTAACTATGGCAGATGCTCATTCACGCTTTAAAGGCTTGGGTGTAGCACTGACCAGTACTGGTGCTGGGGCAGGTAATGCAGTGGGTTCACTCATTGAAGCAATGAATGCAGCTAGTCCTGTATTACATTTAACAGGTCAGGTTGAGCGCGAATATCTTGACCGCGATGCAAGCTTCATCCACGAAACTAAAGATCAACTTACGTTTTTACGTGCATCAAGCAAAGCAGCATTTCGCATTACCAGTCCTGACAATGCAATTGGTATAATTCGTGAAGCCATCCGTGTAGCAACAACAGTTCCAATGGGGCCGGTAAGTGTTGAGTTGCCAATTGACGTACAAGCGGCAGAAATTGATTTGCCACTTAACCTTGGACCAGTCAAAGCATTGCAATTACCACAAGCGGATCAAGCTGAAATTGATCTTCTTTTGAGTGAAATCAAAAAAGCAAAACGCCCAATTTTCTGGATTGGCGGTGGAACTTTAAATAGCGTTGCCGAAGTCAAAGCAATTGCAGATTTAGGTATTCCAGTTGTGTCATCTACACACGGTCGTGGCGTATTGGCAGATGATCATCCACGTAGTTTAGGTGCATTCCATAACTCGGCAGCGGTTGAGCAGTTATTAAAAGATGCTGACTTAATGGTTGTGGTAGGTTCTCGTTTACGTAGTAATGAAACCAAAACTTATTCGGTTGAATTCCCTGAAAACATTATTCAGGTAGATGCAAACCCAGTGGCTCAGCAACGTAATTACAAAATTCGCAACTTCATTTGTGGCGATGCCAAAGATGTCTTAACACGTGTGTTGGAACAGCTTCAAGGTACTTCAAAAGTTGATGCCGATTACGATGCGGCTGTAGTTGCTGCAAAACAGGCTGCGATTGATGCGTTGCGTAAGCAAATCGACCAATACGCTTTAATTTGTGATCACTTGCGTGCAGCTTTACCTCAAGATGGCATTTTTGTACGTGACATCACCATGTCAGGTAGTACATGGGGCAGCCGCTTATTCCCTGTACAAGCACCGAACCAAAATATTCACTCACTCGCTGGTGCAATTGGTTTAGGTCTTGCAACTGCAATCGGTGCTTCGGTTGCCAATCCTGATAAAAAAGTGATTGGTTTGGTCGGAGATGGTGGCTTAATGCTTGGCATTGGCGAAATTGCAACCATGGTGCAAGAAAACACCAACATGGTCTTAATGATTATGAATGACGGTGGTTATGGCGTAATGCGTGGCATTCAAAATAACTACTTTGGTGGTCGTCAGTATTTCAATGAATTGCATACACCAGACTACAAACTTCTTGGCGAATCTATGGGTGTTAAGAGCTGGAAAGTCGGTAGTGCAGATGAATTTAAAACTGTTATTCAAGAGGCGGTTGCATTCGAAGGACCGACCGTGATTGAGCTCGATATGAACTCGATTGGCCCATTAAACTTTGCGGGTCCACCGCAAAAGAAACTGTATTAA
- a CDS encoding aldehyde dehydrogenase, whose translation MAKEIYIAGEWRLGRGAVIQSLFPADQSVNAEISTATLEDVNEAIEKADQAWRQPSWRNSLPHERARILYKVADIIEARVDELAKLQTRDNGKPLTETRGLVMSAAATARYVAAACETLNDELTTQRAPDFMTMSVHEPVGVVAAITPWNSPIASEVQKLAPALAAGNAVVLKPAEATSLIALELAKIFEEAGLPKGLLSVLVGRGSVIGDAIAQHPLVRKISFTGGTTTGRHLAHIAAEKLITTSLELGGKSPTIVLPDADVELAAKGVAYGIFSSAGQACIAGSRLFIHSSLYDQFLTRLVEITKGLRVGHPEQAGVHLGPLVNDKHLQSVDRYVQLAKSEGGQVLVGGEALTTGDYAKGSYYLPTIITGLSNSAQTCQEEIFGPVLVVMKYDNEQDLIAQANDSCFGLAAGIWTESYRKAWRIARVLEVGTVWINTYKKFSISAPFGGFKDSGIGREKGRLGILSYMQQKSIYMGLNEQPNPWCD comes from the coding sequence ATGGCAAAGGAAATTTATATTGCAGGTGAATGGCGTTTGGGCCGCGGTGCGGTCATCCAAAGCCTGTTTCCGGCAGATCAGTCTGTCAATGCAGAGATTTCAACGGCAACGCTTGAAGATGTGAATGAAGCAATTGAAAAGGCTGATCAGGCTTGGCGTCAACCCAGCTGGAGAAACAGTTTACCGCATGAGCGCGCACGTATTCTTTACAAAGTTGCAGACATTATTGAAGCACGTGTAGATGAATTGGCAAAACTTCAAACACGCGATAACGGTAAGCCTTTAACTGAAACTCGTGGTTTGGTGATGAGTGCTGCGGCAACTGCACGTTATGTTGCAGCAGCATGTGAAACGCTGAATGATGAGTTAACCACTCAACGCGCTCCAGACTTTATGACCATGAGCGTGCATGAACCTGTAGGTGTTGTGGCAGCAATTACGCCTTGGAACTCTCCAATTGCAAGTGAAGTTCAAAAGCTTGCTCCAGCTTTGGCAGCAGGAAATGCAGTGGTTTTAAAACCAGCAGAAGCAACTTCACTGATTGCTTTAGAACTTGCCAAAATTTTTGAAGAAGCAGGTTTACCTAAAGGCTTACTCAGTGTGTTAGTTGGGCGCGGTTCTGTCATTGGTGATGCAATTGCTCAGCACCCGCTGGTTCGTAAAATCTCTTTTACTGGAGGAACAACCACGGGTCGTCATTTGGCTCATATTGCAGCGGAAAAACTTATTACCACATCACTTGAGCTAGGTGGAAAATCACCAACAATCGTTTTGCCAGATGCCGATGTAGAACTTGCTGCTAAAGGCGTAGCCTACGGTATTTTTAGTTCGGCAGGCCAAGCGTGCATCGCAGGTTCTCGCTTGTTTATTCATAGCAGTCTTTACGATCAGTTTTTAACGCGTCTGGTTGAAATTACCAAAGGCTTACGCGTGGGCCATCCTGAACAGGCTGGTGTGCATTTAGGGCCATTAGTCAATGACAAACATTTGCAGTCGGTTGATCGCTATGTGCAGCTTGCTAAAAGCGAAGGTGGTCAAGTTTTGGTGGGTGGCGAAGCATTAACAACGGGTGACTATGCCAAAGGCAGTTATTACTTACCCACCATTATTACGGGTTTAAGTAATAGTGCCCAAACCTGTCAGGAAGAGATTTTTGGCCCTGTTTTAGTCGTCATGAAATATGACAACGAACAAGATTTGATTGCTCAAGCCAATGACAGTTGTTTCGGTCTTGCAGCAGGCATCTGGACTGAAAGCTACCGTAAAGCTTGGCGTATTGCACGTGTGTTAGAAGTCGGAACAGTGTGGATTAATACCTACAAAAAGTTCTCGATTAGTGCGCCGTTTGGTGGCTTTAAAGACAGTGGTATTGGGCGCGAAAAAGGCCGTTTGGGCATTTTATCGTACATGCAGCAAAAGAGTATTTATATGGGGCTGAATGAACAGCCTAACCCTTGGTGCGACTAA
- a CDS encoding aspartate dehydrogenase, whose amino-acid sequence MKKLMMIGFGAMAAEVQAHLPQDLQLKWIVVPSRSVEKVQSQVSSEIQVISDIEQCDGAPDYVIEVAGQAAVKEHAQKVLAKGWTIGLISVGTLADSDFLIQLKQTAEENNAHLHLLAGAIAGIDGISAAKEGGLQKVTYKGCKSPKSWKGSYAEQLVDLDHVSEPTVFFTGTAREAAMKFPANANVAATIALAGLGMDETMVELTVDPTINKNKHTIVAEGGFGQMTIELVGVPLASNPKTSTLAALSVIRACRNSVEAIQI is encoded by the coding sequence ATGAAAAAGTTGATGATGATTGGTTTTGGCGCAATGGCTGCAGAAGTGCAGGCTCATTTGCCTCAAGATTTGCAACTGAAATGGATTGTCGTGCCGTCTCGTAGTGTTGAAAAAGTTCAATCACAAGTGTCTTCAGAGATTCAGGTGATTTCAGATATTGAGCAATGTGATGGTGCGCCAGACTATGTCATTGAGGTGGCAGGTCAAGCCGCGGTGAAAGAGCATGCTCAAAAGGTTTTAGCGAAAGGTTGGACCATAGGCCTGATTTCGGTTGGAACTTTAGCTGATAGCGATTTTCTGATTCAGCTCAAACAAACAGCTGAAGAAAATAATGCCCATCTGCATTTACTCGCAGGTGCCATTGCTGGCATTGATGGTATTTCAGCAGCCAAAGAAGGTGGTTTGCAAAAAGTCACTTACAAAGGCTGTAAAAGCCCAAAAAGCTGGAAAGGAAGTTATGCAGAGCAATTGGTCGATCTAGATCATGTTTCTGAACCTACGGTCTTTTTTACCGGAACTGCTCGTGAAGCTGCGATGAAGTTCCCAGCAAATGCCAACGTCGCTGCAACGATTGCGCTTGCTGGGCTTGGAATGGATGAAACCATGGTCGAGTTAACAGTTGATCCAACCATCAACAAAAACAAACACACCATTGTGGCAGAAGGCGGCTTTGGGCAAATGACCATTGAACTGGTTGGCGTGCCGTTAGCAAGTAACCCGAAAACATCAACTTTGGCTGCGCTTAGCGTGATTCGTGCTTGTCGCAACAGTGTCGAAGCAATACAGATTTAA